The Dokdonia sp. 4H-3-7-5 genomic interval TATACATCTCAATCATACAATCACTATCATAAATAGTTCTAGTGATGTGTGGACAGATGTATACTTAACAGACTGGGCACATAGTTTTTCTAGTAAAACCACACCACTAGCAAAGAGATTTTCTGAGTCTTTTGATAAGAAATTTCATCTTGCACCTGATAGTGATCGTGGTTTTACTAAAATGACTTCTATTGCAGGTCAAGGAACTATACTTCAATACACAAGACCAAAAAAACACCCTGACATCATCAAGGTTTTGTTACATGAACCACTATTACCAGGGGCTTCTGTAAGAATGACCCTTGATTATACAGTTGTACTCCCAGATGTAAAATTTACAGACTATGGGATTACTAAAGATGGTGATTATAATTTGAGATATTGGTTTGTAACGCCTGCCGTATATAACAATGGCTGGGAATACTACAGTAATAAAAATTTAAATGATAGATATTTTCCTCAGACGGACATACGCTTACAATTTTCCATTCCTCAAGGTTATGATCTAGTCACGGATCTTGAGCAGAATGATATTTCGAGTTCGCAAACAAAAGGTAATAAGCTTACGGTGCTCACTGGCAAAAGCCGAACTGATGCCAAGGTTTTTTTACTTAAAAGTTCTAATTACGAAGAGGTTCAAACAGATTATGTAACAATTGTATCTAATCTACATGATTATAAAATTCCTTCACCATTAAGAGCTTTAATATCTGATCGTATAGCCGGTTACCTGTACAATAATTTGGGCCAATATCCCTTTGATAAAATCCTTGTAACAGATCTTGATTATAAAGAGCAGCCAGTGTATGGCCTCAATCAATTACCTAGTTTTATAAGTCCGTTTCCTGATGGTTTTCAATATGAAATTAAACTTCTTAAGACAACGATTAACAACTATATTAACAACACACTTCTTGTTAACCCAAGAAACGATAGATGGCTTATAGATGGCATCAAGGTCTACATCTTACAAAATTACATGGACACCTACTATCCTGATCTCAAAGTAGTAGGATCTTTAGATAAGTACTGGCTCGTACGTCAGTTTTATGCTTCAGAACTTGAATTTAATGATCAGTTTAATATTTTATCTACTCATATATCTAGATTAAATCTTGACCAGCCGCTAGATACACCTTACGACGAACTTATTAAATATAATAAGAATATAGGTACATCGTATAAAAGTGGTGTAGGGCTTAATTATCTCAATGATTACATAGGAGATAATAAACTTGATGAGATTATTAGTGATTTTTATCAAAAACACAAGTCTCAACCACTCACATCATCGCAGTTTGAAAAGGAAGTAAATGCGCAAATTGATGAGGATGTAGATTGGTTTTTTAAGGATTACATTACTTCTAATAAACGACTAGATTATGCCTTAAAAAATTCTAAAGTGAAAGGCGACTCTGTTTATGTAGATGTAAAAAAGAAAGAGCGACGCTCCTCTCCTATTTCTATTTACGGCTTTAAGAATGATAGTCTTACAAGTAAGCGCTGGGTAACCGGAACTCAGAAAACAGAAAGACTTGCATACTCAAAAGAAGAAGCAGATAGGTTTGTTTTAAATTATGAGAATATCATTCCTGAAAATAACTTAAGAAACAACTACGAGAAGCCTAATGCATTTTTGAGCCTAGATAAACCCATACAGCTCAAATTCTTCCAAGATTTTGAAAACCCTGCAAAAAATCAGCTGTTTGTAATGCCAGTTGCTCAGTTTAATATATATGATGGTTTTATTCCGGGTGTAAAACTTTATAATAAGACATTACTCACCAAAGCACTCAATTACAAAATAGAACCTCAAATAGGTTTAAAGTCTAAGAAGCTTATAGGTAGCGCTTCTATATCCTATAGACATGACTATCAAAATCAAGGACTCTACGCATTGAGATATGGAATTTCTGGAAATCGTTTTTCTTATGCACCAGATTTATTGTTTACAAGAATAACTCCTTTTGTAAATCTATCTTTTAGAACTTCAAACCTTAGATCAAATAAACGACAGAGTGCATCTGCACGATTTGTAAGTGTACAACGACAAGAAGATCCCCTAGTCGCATTACCTACTCCTAATTACGATGTTCTTAACTTAAGGTACACTAGATCAAATCCTGGAATAATACATACACTCAACGTTACTGGAGATGTGCAGTTTGCAAAAAACTTTGGTAAGGTGTCTGGTAATATATTTTATAGAAGACTTTTTCTTAATAATAGACAATTAAATGTGCGCTTATTTGGCGGTGTATTTACTTACAACAATACACAGGCAGATGGCGACTTTTTTAGCTTTGCACTAGACAGACCAACTGATTATTTATTTGACTACAATTACTATGGTCGCTCTGAAGATAGCGGTCTATTCTCTCAGCAAATAATTATTGCCGAAGGTGGTTTTAAATCTCAATTGGATGATGTAGCGCCTGTATTTGCAAATGACTGGATGTTTACAGCAAACGCAAGTACAACGCTATGGAAGTATTTCTATGCTTATGGAGATGTTGGAGTTGTTAAGAATAAAAGAGCAAATGGAAGACTCGTATATGACTCTGGAATTCAAGTAAGTCTTCTTGATGACTACTTCGAGTTATACTTCCCTATATATTCAAATTTGGGTTGGGAAATAGGCCAACCTAACTATGACCAGAAGATTAGGTTCCAACTACAAATAAGTTTTGATACGGTGATAAGACTTTTTTCACGAAAGTGGTACTAAAGATTCTCAAAAAGCACCGTTTAAGTTGTCATATTCTTAATAAAATCAAAAAATCTTGACTTTTGTTGAAAATGGACTGCGTAAAAAGCACTTCTAATGCGAAAATTATAAGTATTTAACGCAGCTACATATTGCATTGTGGATATGTTTTGGCTATTTTTACAATCAAATCATTTAAACTTATGGCAATTACTTCTAATACCAAAGCAGCATTATCTTATGATGACTTTAAAGAATCTGTTCTTGAAGATTATCGAATCGCTGTTACTAGTAGAGAATGTAGTCTTTTAGGACGTAGAGAAGTTCTTACAGGAAAGGCAAAATTTGGAATTTTTGGTGATGGAAAAGAGCTACCACAGTTAGCTTGGGCACGTGCTTTTAAAAATGGTGACTTTAGATCTGGTTATTACAGAGATCAAACATTCATGATGGCGATAGACCACTTATCTATAGAAGAGTTTTTCGCAGGACTATATGCACATACAGATATAGCATTTGACCCGATGAGTGCTGGAAAGCAAATGGGTGGTCACTTTGCTACGCATAGTCTTGATAATGACGGTAATTGGAAAAACTTACTAGCTCAAAAGAATTCTAGCTCAGACATCTCTCCTACTGCTGGACAAATGCCTAGACTTTTAGGACTTGCACAAGCTTCTAAAGTATATAGAAACGTTTCCGAAACTCAGAAAGAAAACTTCTCAAATAATGGTGATGAAGTTGCTTGGGGAACTATAGGTAATGCGAGTACTAGTGAAGGTTTGTTTTTTGAAACTATAAACGCCGCAGGTGTACTTCAAGTACCTATGGTAATAAGTGTTTGGGATGATGAATATGGAATTTCTGTTCACGCTAGACACCAAACTACAAAAGAGAGTATCTCTAAAATTCTTGCTGGTTTCCAGAGAGATGAAGAAGATAAAGGATATGAGATTATCAAAGTAAACGGATGGGATTATCCTGCACTAGTAGATGCATATGAACGTGCTGGAAAAATAGCTCGCGAAGAGCATGTACCAGTTTTAGTACATGTTGTTGAGCTTACACAGCCTCAAGGACATTCTACTTCTGGATCTCATGAACGTTATAAAGATCAAGATAGATTGCAATGGGAACGCGAGAATGACTGTAATGTACAGTTCAGAAGCTGGCTTATTGATCAAGGTCTAGCTACAGATGAGGAACTTACCGCTATTGACAAAGACCTTAAAAAGAAAGTTCGAGATGGCAAGAAAGCTGCTTGGGAAGCATTTTTAAGACCTATTAAAAGTGAAAAAGAAAAAATAACATCAATACTAGAAGCACTTATTAAAAACTCTAGTAACGGTAGTTTTATAAAGCCACTTTTTGAAAAACTGGTAGAAAATAAGGAATCTCTCAAATGTGATTTACTTAGTACTGCTCGTAAAGCTTTACGCCTTACCATAGGAGAACAATCTGATACGCATACAGAACTCGCAACGTGGATTGATAACTACATTGCAACAATTCAACCACAATATAGCGCACACTTATACAATGAAAATGGTAATGGTGCGACTTCAATAGAGGCTGTTGCTCCTACTTATGGAGAAGAAAACCTTGTAGATGGAAGAGTTATCTTAAGAGATAACTTTGATGCTATCTTTAGCAAATATCCTAATACACTTGTTTTTGGAGAAGATGCTGGAGCCATTGGTGATGTGAACCAAGGGCTTGAGG includes:
- a CDS encoding M1 family metallopeptidase yields the protein MEINAQLIPDDRSIHLNHTITIINSSSDVWTDVYLTDWAHSFSSKTTPLAKRFSESFDKKFHLAPDSDRGFTKMTSIAGQGTILQYTRPKKHPDIIKVLLHEPLLPGASVRMTLDYTVVLPDVKFTDYGITKDGDYNLRYWFVTPAVYNNGWEYYSNKNLNDRYFPQTDIRLQFSIPQGYDLVTDLEQNDISSSQTKGNKLTVLTGKSRTDAKVFLLKSSNYEEVQTDYVTIVSNLHDYKIPSPLRALISDRIAGYLYNNLGQYPFDKILVTDLDYKEQPVYGLNQLPSFISPFPDGFQYEIKLLKTTINNYINNTLLVNPRNDRWLIDGIKVYILQNYMDTYYPDLKVVGSLDKYWLVRQFYASELEFNDQFNILSTHISRLNLDQPLDTPYDELIKYNKNIGTSYKSGVGLNYLNDYIGDNKLDEIISDFYQKHKSQPLTSSQFEKEVNAQIDEDVDWFFKDYITSNKRLDYALKNSKVKGDSVYVDVKKKERRSSPISIYGFKNDSLTSKRWVTGTQKTERLAYSKEEADRFVLNYENIIPENNLRNNYEKPNAFLSLDKPIQLKFFQDFENPAKNQLFVMPVAQFNIYDGFIPGVKLYNKTLLTKALNYKIEPQIGLKSKKLIGSASISYRHDYQNQGLYALRYGISGNRFSYAPDLLFTRITPFVNLSFRTSNLRSNKRQSASARFVSVQRQEDPLVALPTPNYDVLNLRYTRSNPGIIHTLNVTGDVQFAKNFGKVSGNIFYRRLFLNNRQLNVRLFGGVFTYNNTQADGDFFSFALDRPTDYLFDYNYYGRSEDSGLFSQQIIIAEGGFKSQLDDVAPVFANDWMFTANASTTLWKYFYAYGDVGVVKNKRANGRLVYDSGIQVSLLDDYFELYFPIYSNLGWEIGQPNYDQKIRFQLQISFDTVIRLFSRKWY
- a CDS encoding thiamine pyrophosphate-dependent enzyme — protein: MAITSNTKAALSYDDFKESVLEDYRIAVTSRECSLLGRREVLTGKAKFGIFGDGKELPQLAWARAFKNGDFRSGYYRDQTFMMAIDHLSIEEFFAGLYAHTDIAFDPMSAGKQMGGHFATHSLDNDGNWKNLLAQKNSSSDISPTAGQMPRLLGLAQASKVYRNVSETQKENFSNNGDEVAWGTIGNASTSEGLFFETINAAGVLQVPMVISVWDDEYGISVHARHQTTKESISKILAGFQRDEEDKGYEIIKVNGWDYPALVDAYERAGKIAREEHVPVLVHVVELTQPQGHSTSGSHERYKDQDRLQWERENDCNVQFRSWLIDQGLATDEELTAIDKDLKKKVRDGKKAAWEAFLRPIKSEKEKITSILEALIKNSSNGSFIKPLFEKLVENKESLKCDLLSTARKALRLTIGEQSDTHTELATWIDNYIATIQPQYSAHLYNENGNGATSIEAVAPTYGEENLVDGRVILRDNFDAIFSKYPNTLVFGEDAGAIGDVNQGLEGMQEKYGEHRVADVGIREATILGQGIGMAMRGLRPIAEIQYLDYILYAIQIMSDDLATLRYRTHGKQKAPLIVRTRGHRLEGIWHSGSQMGAIVHLLRGMYILTPRNMVKAAGFYNTLLESDEPALVVECLNGYRLKENLPTNIGEFKTPIGVVETVKEGTDITVLSYGSTLRIVMEVAKELLTVGINIEVIDAQSLLPFDLNHDVVESIKKTNRFIVIDEDMPGGASAYLLNAVLNEQDAYKYLDSKPETMTAKAHRPAYGTDGDYFSKPSADDIFEKIYSMMNEVNPSSFPTLR